From a region of the Streptomyces caniferus genome:
- a CDS encoding sensor histidine kinase, with the protein MTARTHPLAPPARNRFVTLTARCRPRTLRGRLSLVALTTAALVMVILTVVFHTVVRRHLQQQADDELRTRAAAVAATVDTRHRPVRVLETPDDAVLDTNVWIYAGSRLLEHPASTAPGDPLSRIAADLAARGGRHCAEVTAADPIRLCAEPVGAVRPGAGPAAVVVTAMDLAPYRSSADTLLIASLALDATVLACTYVLTRLAVGRALRPVRTMTEQATRWSVVASEQRFGAGDRPVELTRLGASLDELLDRIRAVLRHEQQLTRELSHELRNPLARITAELDWWQARPRSTVETRATHASIADAADSMRTICETVLDDARADAHTVPGTADVVAVLHRLVVRLEAPGKITLTVAGPDTVVAGVPAVLLERIVAPLLDNALRYARTRVAIRVSPAPDGMRVAVVDDGPGVPAAFTAHLFQPGRRADPADGHGGAGLGLPLARRLARSAGGEVTYDPGHAPGACFVVDLPAG; encoded by the coding sequence ATGACCGCCCGAACCCATCCTCTCGCGCCGCCCGCCCGAAACCGCTTTGTCACGCTGACCGCCCGCTGCCGCCCGCGCACCTTGCGGGGCCGGTTGTCCCTGGTGGCGCTCACCACCGCCGCGCTGGTCATGGTGATCCTCACGGTCGTGTTCCACACGGTCGTTCGCCGGCACCTGCAGCAGCAGGCGGACGACGAGCTGCGCACCCGGGCCGCGGCGGTGGCCGCGACCGTCGACACCCGCCACCGCCCGGTACGTGTCCTGGAGACCCCGGACGACGCCGTCCTCGACACCAACGTGTGGATCTACGCGGGCAGCCGGCTGCTGGAGCACCCCGCCTCCACGGCGCCCGGCGACCCCCTCAGCCGCATCGCCGCGGATCTCGCCGCGCGCGGCGGCAGACACTGCGCCGAGGTGACGGCCGCTGACCCGATACGTCTGTGTGCCGAGCCGGTGGGCGCCGTCCGGCCGGGCGCCGGGCCCGCCGCCGTTGTCGTCACCGCCATGGATCTCGCGCCCTACCGCTCCTCCGCCGACACCCTGCTCATTGCCTCCCTCGCCCTGGACGCCACCGTCCTCGCCTGTACCTACGTCCTGACCCGGCTGGCGGTGGGGCGCGCCCTGCGGCCCGTGCGGACGATGACCGAGCAGGCCACCCGGTGGAGCGTGGTCGCCTCCGAGCAGCGGTTCGGCGCCGGGGACCGCCCCGTCGAGCTGACGCGGCTCGGGGCCTCACTGGACGAGCTGCTGGACCGTATCCGTGCCGTGCTGCGCCACGAACAGCAGCTCACCCGGGAGCTCTCCCACGAGCTGCGCAACCCCCTGGCGCGGATCACCGCCGAACTCGACTGGTGGCAGGCCCGGCCCCGCTCCACCGTCGAAACACGCGCCACGCATGCGTCCATCGCCGATGCCGCCGACTCGATGCGCACCATCTGCGAGACCGTCCTCGACGACGCCCGGGCCGACGCGCACACCGTGCCCGGCACGGCGGATGTCGTCGCCGTGCTGCACCGGCTCGTCGTACGGCTCGAAGCCCCGGGGAAGATCACGCTCACGGTTGCCGGTCCGGACACCGTGGTGGCCGGTGTGCCCGCCGTACTGCTGGAACGCATCGTCGCCCCGCTCCTCGACAACGCCCTGCGCTACGCCCGCACCCGGGTGGCCATCCGGGTCTCGCCGGCACCCGACGGCATGCGCGTAGCGGTCGTCGACGACGGCCCCGGGGTCCCGGCCGCCTTCACCGCGCACCTCTTCCAGCCGGGCCGGCGCGCCGACCCCGCGGACGGACACGGCGGCGCGGGCCTGGGACTGCCGCTCGCGCGGCGCCTGGCCCGCTCCGCTGGTGGTGAGGTGACCTATGACCCCGGGCACGCCCCGGGTGCGTGCTTCGTGGTCGATCTTCCCGCCGGATGA
- a CDS encoding response regulator transcription factor — MRLTILVVEDDHALRDVLVRGLRDEGFDTVAAQDGAIALRLVGAGVDAVVLDVGLPDADGRDVCQAMRAQGFLGPVVFLTAHHRLSDRLSGFSAGGDDYLPKPFHLTELAARLRAALKRSGPRAPTATGDLVLDPVHHSLEVRGVEVVLTPTEFRLLAALMAGLGAVVPRQELVRAGWPEGAHVSDNTLDQYLSRLRRKTREAGSELTISTVRGVGHRLS; from the coding sequence TTGCGTCTCACCATCCTGGTCGTCGAAGACGACCACGCCCTGCGGGACGTGCTGGTGCGCGGACTGCGCGACGAGGGCTTCGACACGGTGGCCGCACAGGACGGCGCCATCGCACTGCGCCTGGTCGGCGCGGGCGTGGACGCTGTCGTGCTGGACGTCGGACTGCCCGACGCGGACGGACGGGACGTGTGCCAGGCGATGCGGGCGCAGGGGTTCCTCGGCCCGGTCGTCTTCCTGACCGCGCACCACCGGCTCAGCGACCGCCTCAGCGGGTTCTCCGCGGGGGGTGACGACTACCTTCCCAAGCCCTTCCACCTCACCGAACTCGCCGCCAGATTGCGCGCCGCCCTCAAACGCTCCGGGCCCCGGGCGCCCACGGCTACCGGGGACCTGGTCCTCGATCCGGTGCACCACAGTCTGGAGGTGCGGGGCGTCGAAGTGGTACTGACGCCCACCGAGTTCCGGCTGCTGGCCGCGCTGATGGCCGGCCTCGGGGCGGTGGTGCCCAGACAGGAGCTGGTCAGGGCGGGCTGGCCCGAGGGGGCGCACGTCAGCGACAACACCCTCGACCAGTATCTGAGCCGTCTGCGGCGCAAGACCCGGGAGGCGGGCAGCGAGCTGACGATCAGCACCGTCCGCGGCGTGGGGCACCGGCTGTCATGA
- a CDS encoding D-alanyl-D-alanine carboxypeptidase family protein — translation MGSHARPNRIHRTGVRIAMVALVGAALPITAGGLAEAATPGATHSADENGQQGGEATTTVAQKQDANDQDAPQIKADHAFLLDARDGSQERELWGGAKADESVSMASTTKIMTALVVLKHPEWLNRQITVKQEYRDYVQKVGGSTADLQTGDTLTVEQLLHALLIPSGDDAAMALADNLGSGDTTEARIADFVHQMNTEAQQLGLTGTNFDSFDGVSQGNNHSTARDLAKLGQRAMLKPVFADIVKKKQFKTEAVAANGHIRYYTWDTTNKLLSSYDGALGIKTGSGPEAGYALVFAAERDNRTLVGAILKDDAGRFDDATKMLDWGFAH, via the coding sequence ATGGGTTCCCACGCCCGCCCCAACCGCATACACCGCACCGGAGTCCGGATCGCGATGGTCGCACTTGTCGGTGCCGCCCTGCCGATCACCGCCGGCGGCCTCGCCGAGGCCGCCACCCCCGGTGCCACGCACTCCGCGGACGAGAACGGCCAGCAGGGTGGCGAGGCCACCACGACGGTCGCCCAGAAGCAGGACGCGAACGACCAGGACGCTCCTCAGATCAAGGCCGACCACGCCTTCCTGCTGGACGCCCGCGACGGCAGCCAGGAGCGGGAGCTGTGGGGCGGGGCCAAGGCGGACGAGAGCGTGTCCATGGCCAGCACCACCAAGATCATGACGGCCCTCGTGGTGCTCAAGCACCCGGAGTGGCTGAACCGGCAGATCACGGTGAAGCAGGAGTACCGGGACTACGTGCAGAAGGTCGGCGGCAGCACCGCCGACCTCCAGACCGGCGACACGCTGACCGTCGAGCAGCTGCTGCACGCCCTGCTGATCCCGTCCGGCGACGACGCCGCGATGGCCCTGGCCGACAACCTCGGCTCGGGGGACACCACGGAGGCGCGGATCGCCGACTTCGTGCACCAGATGAACACCGAGGCACAGCAACTGGGCCTGACCGGCACGAACTTCGACAGCTTCGACGGTGTCTCGCAGGGCAACAACCACAGCACCGCCCGCGACCTGGCCAAGCTCGGCCAGCGCGCGATGCTGAAGCCGGTGTTCGCCGACATCGTGAAGAAGAAGCAGTTCAAGACCGAGGCCGTGGCGGCCAACGGGCACATCCGGTACTACACCTGGGACACCACCAACAAGCTGCTGAGCAGCTACGACGGTGCCCTGGGCATCAAGACGGGCAGCGGCCCGGAGGCCGGTTACGCCCTCGTCTTCGCCGCCGAGCGGGACAACCGCACCCTGGTCGGCGCGATCCTCAAGGACGACGCGGGCCGCTTCGACGACGCAACCAAGATGCTCGACTGGGGCTTCGCCCACTGA
- a CDS encoding VOC family protein, translating into MSVTIDGPDFVALQVRDVDAAAAFCEQHLGLRRAAVSPPHAVVFDTKPTPFAVRELLPGIDLADTARPGLGVVIWFQTSDAHGLHDQLTAAGIKILTPMANSPFGPVFSFEGPEGYTLTAHGG; encoded by the coding sequence ATGTCTGTCACCATCGACGGCCCCGACTTCGTCGCCCTGCAAGTCCGCGACGTCGACGCAGCAGCGGCCTTCTGCGAGCAGCACCTGGGTCTGCGCCGGGCCGCGGTCTCGCCGCCGCACGCGGTCGTGTTCGACACCAAACCGACCCCCTTCGCCGTCCGCGAGCTCCTCCCGGGCATCGACCTCGCCGATACCGCACGGCCCGGCCTCGGCGTGGTGATCTGGTTCCAGACCTCCGACGCTCACGGGCTCCACGACCAGCTCACCGCCGCCGGAATCAAGATCCTCACCCCCATGGCGAACAGCCCCTTCGGCCCGGTGTTCTCCTTCGAGGGCCCCGAGGGCTACACACTCACCGCACACGGAGGCTGA
- a CDS encoding MarR family winged helix-turn-helix transcriptional regulator, protein MEEPTPPESPHPAKDVTQHVGYLLKRAQAALRGAMDKVLREHGLTVPQYATLELLALHPGMSNADLARATFVTRQSGNVVLRGLQEAGLITRPATADHGRARPAHLTGEGHARLAAVQAAVYAVEQRMVEAIPPQRMAALLTDLDRVAAALEE, encoded by the coding sequence ATGGAGGAGCCCACGCCACCCGAGTCGCCCCATCCCGCGAAGGACGTCACCCAGCACGTGGGGTATCTGCTCAAACGCGCCCAGGCCGCCCTGCGCGGCGCGATGGACAAGGTCCTGCGCGAGCACGGACTGACCGTGCCGCAGTACGCCACTCTCGAACTCCTGGCCTTGCACCCGGGCATGTCCAACGCCGACCTCGCCCGCGCGACCTTCGTCACCCGGCAGTCCGGAAACGTCGTCCTGCGGGGCCTGCAGGAGGCGGGACTGATCACCCGCCCCGCCACCGCCGACCACGGCCGCGCCCGGCCCGCCCACCTCACCGGGGAAGGCCACGCGCGCCTGGCCGCGGTCCAGGCCGCCGTCTACGCCGTCGAACAGCGCATGGTGGAGGCGATCCCCCCACAGCGCATGGCAGCGCTCCTCACCGACCTCGACCGCGTAGCGGCAGCCCTGGAGGAATGA
- a CDS encoding DEAD/DEAH box helicase: MNHPDHLGTSHGDLAQSVTLTPTVPPVVSFADMELPAAVLRTLTELGVREPFPIQAATLPSALTGRDVLGRGRTGSGKTLAFGLPLLARTAGRRAEPKQPLALILVPTRELAQQVTEALAPYADALRLRMAAVVGGMSIGRQAAALRDGVEVIVATPGRLHDLIERKACRLGRVRITVLDEADQMCDMGFLPQVTEVLDQVHRDGQRMLFSATLDRDVDHLVRRYLHDPVVHSVDSSAGAVTTMDHHVLVVHGPDRYAVATEIAARDGRVLLFLDTKHAVDQLTRHLRGSGVDAAALHSGKSQPQRTRTLAQFKDGRITVLVATNVAARGLHVDDLDLVVNVDPPTDPKDYVHRAGRTARAGESGRVVTLVLSGQRSEMSRLMAEAGIEPTTTKVRSGEAELSRITGAKTPSGTALDGKSAASRAKNTNTPFRGLGTSKDASRTTGGKSRKATEARKLAEARKAARVRRGG, translated from the coding sequence ATGAACCACCCGGACCACCTCGGCACCTCGCACGGCGACCTGGCCCAGTCAGTGACCCTCACCCCGACGGTGCCCCCGGTTGTCTCCTTCGCTGACATGGAACTGCCGGCCGCGGTGCTGCGCACGCTCACCGAGCTCGGTGTGCGCGAGCCCTTCCCGATCCAGGCAGCCACGTTGCCCAGCGCCCTCACGGGACGCGACGTCCTGGGGCGCGGGCGTACCGGATCGGGCAAAACCCTCGCCTTCGGCCTGCCGCTGCTCGCGCGGACGGCCGGGCGGCGCGCGGAGCCGAAGCAGCCCCTCGCCCTGATCCTGGTGCCCACCCGAGAGCTGGCCCAACAGGTCACCGAAGCACTCGCGCCGTATGCCGACGCGCTCCGGCTGCGGATGGCCGCGGTCGTCGGCGGCATGTCGATCGGCCGGCAGGCCGCTGCGTTGCGCGACGGGGTCGAGGTCATCGTCGCCACCCCTGGCCGCCTGCATGACCTCATCGAGCGCAAGGCCTGTCGCCTGGGACGGGTGCGGATCACCGTCCTCGACGAGGCTGACCAGATGTGCGACATGGGCTTCTTGCCGCAGGTCACCGAGGTGCTCGACCAGGTGCACCGCGACGGCCAGCGGATGCTGTTCTCCGCCACCCTGGACCGCGACGTCGACCACCTGGTCCGGCGCTACCTCCATGACCCCGTCGTCCACTCGGTCGATTCGTCCGCGGGCGCGGTCACGACCATGGACCACCATGTGCTGGTCGTTCATGGCCCCGACCGGTATGCCGTCGCCACGGAGATCGCCGCCCGCGACGGCCGCGTACTGCTGTTCCTGGATACGAAGCACGCGGTCGACCAGCTCACCCGGCACCTGCGGGGCAGCGGGGTGGATGCCGCCGCCCTGCACAGCGGCAAGTCCCAGCCGCAGCGCACCCGGACCCTCGCGCAGTTCAAGGACGGCCGGATCACCGTCCTGGTGGCGACCAATGTCGCGGCCCGCGGCCTGCACGTCGACGACCTCGATCTCGTGGTCAACGTCGACCCGCCCACCGACCCCAAGGACTATGTGCACCGCGCGGGCCGCACCGCCCGGGCTGGTGAGTCCGGCCGCGTCGTCACGCTGGTCCTCTCGGGCCAGCGCAGCGAGATGAGCCGCCTGATGGCAGAGGCCGGCATCGAGCCGACGACCACCAAGGTGCGCTCGGGTGAGGCGGAGCTGAGCCGGATCACCGGGGCCAAGACCCCCTCCGGCACCGCGCTCGACGGTAAGTCCGCCGCAAGCCGGGCCAAGAACACCAACACCCCCTTCCGTGGCCTGGGCACCAGCAAGGACGCCTCCCGCACCACCGGCGGCAAGTCCCGCAAGGCCACCGAGGCCCGTAAGCTCGCCGAGGCCCGCAAGGCAGCCCGGGTGCGCCGCGGCGGCTGA
- a CDS encoding CsbD family protein, protein MSASEKAKAKTEQTVGKVEKEVGRAVGNERVAAEGESKEAKGDLRGAKEKGKDALKG, encoded by the coding sequence ATGAGCGCCAGCGAAAAGGCCAAGGCCAAGACTGAGCAGACCGTCGGCAAGGTCGAAAAGGAAGTGGGGCGTGCGGTCGGTAACGAACGTGTCGCCGCTGAGGGTGAGTCGAAGGAAGCCAAGGGCGATCTTCGCGGTGCGAAGGAAAAGGGCAAGGACGCCCTTAAGGGCTGA
- a CDS encoding DJ-1/PfpI family protein, whose protein sequence is MPLRVQILMYDGVEEQDFIGPRDVLGHAERAGGQVHTTLVRPSAPGKVTCFFGTEVTVPAAWEPTDTDLLIVPGGGDQLLNDPDVLRNLVRAQQAGVTVAGVCTGVMVLSAAGLTKGRPCTTHHLAKAELAAQGGKVIDARVVDDGNLVTAGGVTSGIDLTLWMITRECGASIAVSVESVMEYEQRGVVWRSRSS, encoded by the coding sequence ATGCCTTTACGCGTTCAGATCCTCATGTACGACGGGGTGGAGGAGCAGGACTTCATCGGGCCGCGTGACGTTCTCGGTCACGCCGAGCGTGCGGGCGGCCAGGTACACACGACACTGGTGCGGCCCTCGGCTCCTGGCAAGGTGACATGCTTCTTCGGCACCGAAGTCACGGTGCCGGCCGCATGGGAGCCCACCGACACCGACCTTCTGATCGTGCCGGGCGGCGGCGACCAGCTGCTCAACGACCCGGATGTCCTACGCAACCTCGTACGGGCACAGCAGGCCGGAGTCACCGTCGCCGGTGTCTGCACAGGAGTCATGGTGCTGTCCGCGGCAGGCTTGACCAAAGGCCGCCCGTGCACGACACACCACCTCGCGAAGGCCGAGTTGGCCGCCCAGGGCGGCAAGGTGATCGACGCACGAGTCGTCGACGACGGGAACCTGGTGACCGCGGGCGGTGTCACCAGCGGAATCGATCTGACCCTCTGGATGATCACCCGCGAGTGCGGAGCATCCATCGCCGTCAGCGTCGAATCCGTCATGGAGTACGAACAGCGCGGTGTCGTCTGGCGAAGCCGAAGCTCCTGA
- a CDS encoding argininosuccinate synthase-related protein: protein MLTPTSTPNGYDARPATDHSGLVRSFHDIESGRLDRDSPVVVLFSGGLDSTYQLHRLASAGFADIHAVYADLGAGEDISEQKHVAEQLSVHLHILDGREVFAEEYVRPAVAAQSVYLGTHPISSSLSRPLLAKLAVEQANALGATAVLHTANRSQNTMRRLNGALRLLGWTGAYGSPYDLDPVDRDQKVRELESRGLVHMSKRLTSVDSNLWCREFESGVLEDPEEHSVPEHLYRWSVLPTQSTATEIEIGFDRGVPCSIDGAELSLRVLIDTLNQRVGAFGIGRYSGLEHLQGGQKVLELREMPAAWILLRSYRHLETATLDAESIREKMHVEQIWVREALEGRWFANLRRASQSFIDTCASQVTGTVRWRLRHGTADTLSIRASHPLYLRDREGWERRATAEILD from the coding sequence ATGTTGACCCCCACCTCAACCCCGAATGGGTACGACGCCCGGCCGGCCACGGATCACTCGGGGCTCGTCCGGTCGTTCCACGACATCGAGTCCGGCCGCCTCGACCGGGACAGTCCCGTGGTCGTGCTGTTCAGCGGCGGTCTCGACAGCACCTACCAGCTGCACCGACTGGCGTCGGCCGGCTTCGCGGACATCCACGCGGTGTACGCCGACCTGGGCGCGGGCGAGGACATCAGCGAGCAGAAGCACGTCGCGGAGCAACTCTCCGTGCATCTGCACATCCTCGACGGACGCGAGGTGTTCGCCGAGGAGTACGTCCGTCCCGCGGTGGCCGCACAGTCCGTCTACCTCGGGACCCATCCCATCAGCTCCTCCCTGAGCCGTCCTCTCCTCGCCAAGCTGGCCGTGGAGCAGGCCAACGCCCTGGGCGCGACCGCTGTCCTGCACACCGCCAACCGGTCGCAGAACACGATGCGCAGGCTCAACGGCGCGCTGCGACTCCTCGGTTGGACCGGCGCGTACGGCAGTCCCTACGACCTCGATCCCGTCGATCGCGACCAGAAGGTCCGCGAGCTGGAATCCCGTGGCCTCGTGCACATGAGCAAGCGGCTGACCAGCGTCGACTCCAACCTGTGGTGCCGCGAGTTCGAGTCGGGCGTGCTCGAGGACCCCGAGGAGCACTCCGTCCCGGAACATCTGTACCGGTGGAGCGTGCTGCCGACGCAGAGCACCGCGACGGAGATCGAGATCGGTTTCGACCGCGGCGTGCCGTGCTCGATAGACGGCGCCGAGCTGTCCCTGCGCGTCCTGATCGACACTCTCAACCAACGGGTCGGCGCCTTCGGCATCGGGCGGTACAGCGGTCTTGAGCATCTGCAGGGCGGCCAGAAGGTACTGGAGCTGCGCGAGATGCCGGCGGCCTGGATCCTGCTGCGGTCCTACCGCCACCTGGAGACCGCCACCCTGGACGCCGAGAGCATCCGCGAGAAGATGCACGTCGAGCAGATCTGGGTGCGCGAGGCCCTGGAGGGACGCTGGTTCGCGAACCTGCGCCGGGCGAGCCAGTCCTTCATCGACACCTGCGCCTCCCAGGTGACCGGAACGGTCCGCTGGCGCCTGCGGCACGGCACGGCCGACACCCTCTCCATCCGCGCGTCGCACCCCCTCTACCTCAGGGACCGGGAGGGATGGGAGCGCCGGGCGACGGCGGAAATCCTCGACTGA
- a CDS encoding non-ribosomal peptide synthetase, whose translation MSDTSSMSPAHASRAPASGLPASAFGRSRRVDTLLLERWDSDPHRAALIDPDTGTVVTASDLKERVLWVARALRERGVRSGDLVVVHQERSVAFVVSILGVLFAGGAQVALDVNDPTERTLETIADCGPRMIVTGPASRLAATVPVLVVTGEERDRDQPEFRAEPDALDADQPAVVLYTSGSTGRPKASLISHGALVSRLSALQGTHPLGADDRIIHHTTCTFDMFLIETYWPLLAGAGVVIAAPGRQRDADYLARLIQECDVTTFYCVVSLLELFLLARPPGERYDGLKRVLTGGEPLSPELVKRFHSRSTASLTNLYGPSECTIYCTAWECPRDPQLDTVLIGSAVEETSLWILDPDGKPVADGEVGELYIGGAGLALGYLHRPELTTERFVPDHLGEPGGRLYRSGDLVRTHPSGALEFHGRVDRQIKIRGVRIEPGEIESAALRCAGVRQAAVIAQGHGVEKRLVAFLVAEPDTDGTGLVPTVREHLRTLLPGRVVPSAIQVVDRLPLTANGKLDGTLLARWAADSAADELPDIDAIDSDGPLEDVVEKVWQAVLRTADIDKDADFFDIGGDSFKAVRIVEKMQHLLGVAIPLETLLQEPTVHDFATGLRRLTEQEQAC comes from the coding sequence ATGAGTGACACCAGTTCCATGAGTCCCGCGCACGCGAGCCGCGCACCCGCGTCCGGCCTGCCGGCATCGGCGTTCGGCCGCTCTCGCAGGGTCGACACGCTCCTGCTGGAGAGGTGGGACAGCGATCCGCACCGGGCGGCGCTCATCGACCCCGACACCGGCACCGTGGTCACGGCGTCCGACCTCAAGGAGCGCGTCCTGTGGGTGGCCCGCGCCCTGCGGGAGCGGGGCGTGCGCTCCGGCGACCTGGTCGTGGTCCACCAGGAGCGCTCGGTCGCCTTCGTGGTGTCGATCCTGGGCGTGCTCTTCGCGGGCGGCGCCCAGGTGGCCCTGGACGTGAACGATCCGACCGAGCGGACCCTGGAGACGATCGCCGACTGCGGCCCCCGCATGATCGTCACGGGGCCCGCCTCCCGGCTCGCCGCCACGGTGCCGGTGCTGGTCGTGACGGGGGAGGAGCGTGACCGCGACCAGCCGGAGTTCCGTGCCGAGCCGGACGCCCTGGACGCCGACCAGCCGGCCGTCGTGCTGTACACCTCGGGCTCCACCGGCCGTCCCAAGGCCTCGCTGATCAGCCACGGTGCCTTGGTCTCGCGGCTGAGCGCGCTGCAGGGCACCCACCCGCTCGGCGCGGACGACCGGATCATCCACCACACCACCTGCACCTTCGACATGTTCCTCATCGAGACCTACTGGCCGCTGCTGGCGGGCGCGGGCGTGGTGATCGCGGCTCCCGGGCGCCAGCGCGACGCCGACTACCTCGCCCGCCTGATCCAGGAATGCGACGTCACCACCTTCTACTGCGTGGTGTCCCTGCTGGAGCTCTTCCTGCTGGCGCGGCCCCCGGGCGAACGCTACGACGGCCTCAAGCGGGTCCTGACCGGCGGCGAACCCCTCAGCCCCGAACTGGTCAAGCGGTTCCACTCCAGGTCCACCGCCTCCCTGACCAACCTCTACGGCCCCAGTGAGTGCACCATCTACTGCACCGCCTGGGAGTGCCCGCGCGACCCGCAACTCGATACGGTGCTGATCGGCTCCGCCGTCGAGGAGACCAGTCTGTGGATCCTCGACCCGGACGGGAAACCGGTCGCGGACGGAGAGGTCGGGGAGCTGTACATCGGCGGAGCCGGGCTCGCACTCGGCTACCTCCACCGGCCCGAACTCACGACGGAGCGGTTCGTCCCCGACCACCTCGGTGAGCCGGGCGGCCGGCTGTACCGCTCGGGAGACCTGGTGCGCACGCACCCGAGCGGCGCGCTGGAGTTCCACGGCCGCGTCGACCGCCAGATCAAGATCCGCGGAGTCCGGATCGAACCAGGAGAGATCGAATCCGCCGCCCTGCGCTGCGCCGGCGTGCGACAGGCCGCCGTCATCGCTCAGGGGCACGGCGTCGAGAAGCGGCTCGTGGCCTTCCTCGTGGCCGAGCCGGACACGGACGGCACCGGGCTGGTGCCGACCGTACGCGAGCACCTGCGCACCCTGCTGCCGGGCCGTGTGGTGCCGTCCGCGATCCAGGTGGTCGACCGGCTCCCGCTGACCGCCAACGGGAAGCTGGACGGCACGCTGCTGGCGCGATGGGCGGCCGATTCGGCCGCCGACGAGCTACCGGACATCGATGCCATCGACTCCGACGGTCCGCTGGAGGACGTGGTCGAGAAAGTCTGGCAGGCCGTCCTTCGGACGGCCGACATCGACAAGGACGCCGATTTCTTCGACATCGGCGGTGATTCCTTCAAGGCCGTACGGATCGTGGAGAAGATGCAGCACCTGCTGGGGGTGGCGATCCCCCTGGAAACCCTGCTCCAGGAGCCCACGGTGCACGACTTCGCCACGGGACTGCGTCGACTGACCGAACAGGAGCAAGCATGTTGA
- a CDS encoding thioesterase II family protein, with translation MTGKPYALGGADPATAPLRVMLIPHAGAGASSALVFRQHLPQDWALAAIRLPGRESRIREAVPDLAGLVADVVASARMLPGRGPLLVVGVCSGAVVGLEAVRALQDTDPGLVAGFVAVSQWALNEQPDAAARPPADPDDYADVREELRAYGALPDSIADDDMLRTYLPVIAGDMRAVRDHYAAPEPALACPVLVVAGDHDPLCDEDRLAGWSLYSKTTRQVRVPGGHMLLAEAPAQLAGCVAANLDLFR, from the coding sequence ATGACCGGCAAGCCCTACGCCCTCGGTGGCGCCGACCCCGCCACGGCGCCGCTGCGCGTCATGCTGATCCCGCACGCCGGGGCCGGGGCGTCGAGCGCGCTCGTCTTCCGGCAACACCTGCCCCAGGACTGGGCGTTGGCGGCCATCCGGCTGCCCGGCCGGGAATCGCGCATCCGCGAGGCGGTACCGGACCTGGCCGGCCTGGTGGCCGACGTCGTCGCCAGCGCCCGCATGCTCCCGGGCAGGGGCCCGCTGCTCGTCGTCGGCGTCTGCTCCGGCGCGGTCGTCGGGCTGGAAGCCGTACGCGCGCTCCAGGACACCGACCCCGGCCTGGTCGCCGGCTTCGTGGCGGTGTCCCAATGGGCCCTGAACGAGCAGCCGGACGCGGCGGCCCGCCCGCCGGCCGACCCCGACGACTACGCGGACGTGCGGGAGGAACTGCGCGCCTACGGCGCCCTGCCGGACTCCATCGCCGACGACGACATGCTGCGGACCTACCTGCCGGTCATCGCGGGCGACATGCGGGCGGTCCGCGACCACTACGCCGCCCCGGAGCCGGCCCTGGCCTGCCCGGTGCTCGTCGTGGCGGGGGACCACGATCCGCTGTGCGACGAGGACCGGCTCGCCGGGTGGTCGCTGTACAGCAAGACGACACGGCAGGTCCGGGTGCCCGGCGGGCACATGCTCCTGGCCGAGGCTCCCGCGCAGCTCGCGGGCTGCGTCGCCGCCAATCTCGATCTCTTCAGGTGA